The Ochotona princeps isolate mOchPri1 chromosome 1, mOchPri1.hap1, whole genome shotgun sequence genome has a segment encoding these proteins:
- the WASF1 gene encoding actin-binding protein WASF1 isoform X2, which yields MPLVKRNIDPRHLCHTALPRGIKNELECVTNISLANIIRQLSSLSKYAEDIFGELFNEAHSFSFRVNSLQERVDRLSVSVTQLDPKEEELSLQDITMRKAFRSSTIQDQQLFDRKTLPIPLQETYDVCEQPPPLNILTPYRDDGKEGLKFYTNPSYFFDLWKEKMLQDTEDKRKEKRKQKKNLDRPHEPEKVPRAPHDRRREWQKLAQGPELAEDDANLLHKHIEVANGPASHFETRPQTYVDHMDGSYSLSALPFSQMSELLTRAEERVLVRPHEPPPPPPMHGAGDTKPIPTCISSATGLIENRPQSPATGRTPVFVSPTPPPPPPPLPSALSTSSLRASMTSTPPPPVPPPPPPPTTALQAPAVPPPPAPLQIAPGVLHPAPPPIAPPLVQPSPPVARAAPVCETVPVHPLPQGEVQGLPPPPPPPPLPPPGIRPSSPVTVAALAHPPSGLHPTPSAAPGPHAPLMPPSPPSQVVPASEPKRHPSSLPVISDARSVLLEAIRKGIQLRKVEEQREQEAKHERIENDVATILSRRIAVEYSDSEDDSEFDEVDWLE from the exons ATGCCACTGGTGAAAAGAAACATTGATCCTAGGCACTTGTGCCACACAGCACTGCCTAGAGGCATTAAGAATGAACTGGAATGTGTAACCAATATTTCCTTGGCAAATATAATTAGACAACTAAGTAGTTTAA GTAAGTATGCTGAAGATATATTTGGAGAACTGTTCAATGAAGCACATAGTTTTTCCTTCAGAGTTAACTCATTGCAAGAACGTGTGGACCGTTTATCTGTTAGTGTTACACAGCTTGATCCTAAAGAAGAAGAAT tGTCTTTACAAGATATAACAATGAGAAAAGCTTTCCGAAGTTCTACAATTCAAGACCAACAGCTCTTCGACCGGAAAACCCTGCCTATTCCATTACAGGAGACATATGATGTTTGTGAACAGCCTCCACCTCTCAATATTCTCACTCCTTATAG AGATGATGGTAAAGAAGGCTTGAAGTTTTATACCAATCCTTCATATTTCTTtgatttatggaaagaaaaaatgCTGCAAGATACAGAGGATAAgcgaaaggaaaagagaaagcagaag AAAAATCTAGATCGTCCTCATGAACCAGAAAAAGTGCCAAGAGCACCTCATGACAGGCGGAGAGaatggcagaagctggcccaggGTCCAGAGCTGGCTGAAGATGATGCTAATCTCTTACATAAGCATATTGAAGTTGCTAATGGCCCAGCCTCTCATTTTGAAACAAg ACCTCAAACATATGTGGATCATATGGATGGATCTTACTCGCTTTCTGCCTTGCCATTTAGTCAGATGAGTGAGCTTCTGACTAGAGCTGAAGAAAGGGTCTTAGTCAGACCACACGAACCACCTCCCCCTCCACCAATGCATGGAGCAGGAGATACAAAACCCATACCCACCTGTATCAG TTCTGCTACAGGTTTGATAGAAAATCGTCCTCAGTCGCCAGCAACAGGCAGAACACCTGTGTTCGTGAGCCCCAcccccccacctcctccacctcctcttccctCAGCCTTATCAACTTCTTCATTGAGAGCATCAATGACTTCGACTCCTCCCCCTCcagtccctccccctcccccacctccaaccACTGCTTTGCAAGCTCCAGCAGTGCCACCACCTCCAGCTCCTCTCCAGATTGCCCCTGGAGTTCTTCACCCGGCTCCTCCTCCAATTGCACCTCCTCTAGTACAGCCCTCTCCTCCAGTAGCTAGAGCTGCCCCAGTGTGTGAGACTGTACCAGTTCATCCACTCCCACAAGGTGAAGTCCAGGGgctgcctccacccccacccccacctcctctgCCTCCACCTGGCATTCGACCATCATCACCTGTCACAGTTGCAGCTCTGGCTCATCCTCCCTCTGGGCTACATCCAACTCCATCTGCTGCCCCAGGTCCCCATGCTCCATTAATGCCTCCATCTCCTCCATCACAAGTTGTTCCTGCTTCTGAGCCAAAGCGTCATCCATCAAGCCTGCCTGTAATCAGTGATGCCAGGAGTGTGCTACTGGAAGCAATACGGAAAG GTATTCAGCTGCGCAAAGTAGAAGAACAGCGTGAGCAGGAAGCTAAGCATGAACGCATTGAGAATGACGTTGCCACCATCCTCTCCCGCCGTATCGCTGTGGAATACAGTGATTCAGAGGATGACTCAGAATTTGATGAAGTAGATTGGTTGGAGTAA
- the WASF1 gene encoding actin-binding protein WASF1 isoform X1, translated as MPLVKRNIDPRHLCHTALPRGIKNELECVTNISLANIIRQLSSLSKYAEDIFGELFNEAHSFSFRVNSLQERVDRLSVSVTQLDPKEEELSLQDITMRKAFRSSTIQDQQLFDRKTLPIPLQETYDVCEQPPPLNILTPYRDDGKEGLKFYTNPSYFFDLWKEKMLQDTEDKRKEKRKQKQKNLDRPHEPEKVPRAPHDRRREWQKLAQGPELAEDDANLLHKHIEVANGPASHFETRPQTYVDHMDGSYSLSALPFSQMSELLTRAEERVLVRPHEPPPPPPMHGAGDTKPIPTCISSATGLIENRPQSPATGRTPVFVSPTPPPPPPPLPSALSTSSLRASMTSTPPPPVPPPPPPPTTALQAPAVPPPPAPLQIAPGVLHPAPPPIAPPLVQPSPPVARAAPVCETVPVHPLPQGEVQGLPPPPPPPPLPPPGIRPSSPVTVAALAHPPSGLHPTPSAAPGPHAPLMPPSPPSQVVPASEPKRHPSSLPVISDARSVLLEAIRKGIQLRKVEEQREQEAKHERIENDVATILSRRIAVEYSDSEDDSEFDEVDWLE; from the exons ATGCCACTGGTGAAAAGAAACATTGATCCTAGGCACTTGTGCCACACAGCACTGCCTAGAGGCATTAAGAATGAACTGGAATGTGTAACCAATATTTCCTTGGCAAATATAATTAGACAACTAAGTAGTTTAA GTAAGTATGCTGAAGATATATTTGGAGAACTGTTCAATGAAGCACATAGTTTTTCCTTCAGAGTTAACTCATTGCAAGAACGTGTGGACCGTTTATCTGTTAGTGTTACACAGCTTGATCCTAAAGAAGAAGAAT tGTCTTTACAAGATATAACAATGAGAAAAGCTTTCCGAAGTTCTACAATTCAAGACCAACAGCTCTTCGACCGGAAAACCCTGCCTATTCCATTACAGGAGACATATGATGTTTGTGAACAGCCTCCACCTCTCAATATTCTCACTCCTTATAG AGATGATGGTAAAGAAGGCTTGAAGTTTTATACCAATCCTTCATATTTCTTtgatttatggaaagaaaaaatgCTGCAAGATACAGAGGATAAgcgaaaggaaaagagaaagcagaag CAGAAAAATCTAGATCGTCCTCATGAACCAGAAAAAGTGCCAAGAGCACCTCATGACAGGCGGAGAGaatggcagaagctggcccaggGTCCAGAGCTGGCTGAAGATGATGCTAATCTCTTACATAAGCATATTGAAGTTGCTAATGGCCCAGCCTCTCATTTTGAAACAAg ACCTCAAACATATGTGGATCATATGGATGGATCTTACTCGCTTTCTGCCTTGCCATTTAGTCAGATGAGTGAGCTTCTGACTAGAGCTGAAGAAAGGGTCTTAGTCAGACCACACGAACCACCTCCCCCTCCACCAATGCATGGAGCAGGAGATACAAAACCCATACCCACCTGTATCAG TTCTGCTACAGGTTTGATAGAAAATCGTCCTCAGTCGCCAGCAACAGGCAGAACACCTGTGTTCGTGAGCCCCAcccccccacctcctccacctcctcttccctCAGCCTTATCAACTTCTTCATTGAGAGCATCAATGACTTCGACTCCTCCCCCTCcagtccctccccctcccccacctccaaccACTGCTTTGCAAGCTCCAGCAGTGCCACCACCTCCAGCTCCTCTCCAGATTGCCCCTGGAGTTCTTCACCCGGCTCCTCCTCCAATTGCACCTCCTCTAGTACAGCCCTCTCCTCCAGTAGCTAGAGCTGCCCCAGTGTGTGAGACTGTACCAGTTCATCCACTCCCACAAGGTGAAGTCCAGGGgctgcctccacccccacccccacctcctctgCCTCCACCTGGCATTCGACCATCATCACCTGTCACAGTTGCAGCTCTGGCTCATCCTCCCTCTGGGCTACATCCAACTCCATCTGCTGCCCCAGGTCCCCATGCTCCATTAATGCCTCCATCTCCTCCATCACAAGTTGTTCCTGCTTCTGAGCCAAAGCGTCATCCATCAAGCCTGCCTGTAATCAGTGATGCCAGGAGTGTGCTACTGGAAGCAATACGGAAAG GTATTCAGCTGCGCAAAGTAGAAGAACAGCGTGAGCAGGAAGCTAAGCATGAACGCATTGAGAATGACGTTGCCACCATCCTCTCCCGCCGTATCGCTGTGGAATACAGTGATTCAGAGGATGACTCAGAATTTGATGAAGTAGATTGGTTGGAGTAA